The following are encoded in a window of Roseimaritima ulvae genomic DNA:
- a CDS encoding WG repeat-containing protein produces the protein MHFRMRRIASRLSVIVLMLVAVGCDTGDTSPSAKGSVPAINRQEARKLKQARILASLPDNLDCVFPIYKRGEDESKQGYGLIDQSGNELISDIMYTGVSSPFDWDDPTPFRTWIGQDGAILLAEDHYLYLGAHGKRIVPRADSKIPLLDRIHLAKNHGDSLFTLHPPFLRTKFPERFDRYGLIPIGVLDITEKWKTTENVFPRHRMTEGRVPVSNVETGKAGYADRDGSIVIDMRFDYCDPFSEGLAAVLQGDRYGYIDRQGKMILEPQFSRASWFDEGMAIVTDPGSDAPYQIDRSGKKIRDLPIEPLKPAPSILAGFYKGIRVVKYVDPDLESFDGLGGRYGYLKSDGNWLFEPKLEFATQFREGRAIAFFPSGTKEFPHLATFVIDRAGKTIEFIGDSSSYLVFSFGLAGAAGRRYYDTEANRVWYNR, from the coding sequence ATGCACTTTCGCATGCGTAGAATAGCAAGCCGGTTAAGCGTGATCGTATTGATGCTGGTCGCCGTCGGTTGCGACACAGGAGACACGTCGCCTTCCGCAAAAGGTTCCGTCCCAGCCATAAACCGGCAAGAGGCGCGTAAACTAAAGCAAGCGAGGATCTTGGCAAGCTTGCCGGACAACCTCGATTGTGTATTTCCTATCTATAAAAGGGGCGAGGATGAAAGCAAACAAGGGTATGGCCTAATTGACCAATCCGGCAACGAATTGATTAGTGACATCATGTACACAGGCGTTTCTTCGCCTTTTGATTGGGACGACCCCACCCCATTTCGCACCTGGATCGGACAGGATGGCGCGATCCTGCTGGCGGAAGATCACTACCTGTACCTGGGTGCTCATGGAAAACGAATCGTCCCGCGTGCGGATTCCAAGATCCCTCTTCTAGATCGTATCCATCTGGCGAAGAACCATGGCGATTCCTTGTTTACGCTGCACCCGCCTTTCCTTCGCACCAAGTTCCCAGAACGTTTTGACAGGTATGGGCTGATCCCGATCGGCGTGCTGGATATCACGGAAAAGTGGAAGACGACAGAAAACGTTTTCCCGAGACACCGAATGACGGAAGGGCGGGTGCCGGTCAGCAATGTCGAGACCGGCAAAGCGGGCTATGCCGACCGGGACGGATCGATCGTGATCGATATGCGATTCGACTATTGCGATCCATTCAGTGAAGGACTGGCTGCAGTGCTGCAAGGGGATCGCTACGGCTACATCGATCGCCAAGGCAAAATGATTTTAGAGCCTCAGTTTTCTCGAGCCAGCTGGTTCGATGAGGGAATGGCGATCGTGACGGATCCAGGTTCGGATGCTCCTTATCAGATCGACCGAAGCGGCAAGAAGATACGCGACCTGCCCATTGAACCCTTGAAACCCGCACCTTCCATTCTAGCTGGTTTTTACAAGGGAATACGAGTGGTCAAGTACGTGGATCCCGATTTGGAAAGCTTTGATGGGCTTGGAGGACGGTACGGCTACCTCAAGTCAGATGGTAATTGGCTGTTCGAACCGAAACTGGAGTTTGCAACGCAGTTTCGCGAAGGCCGGGCCATCGCATTTTTCCCTTCTGGAACAAAGGAATTTCCGCACCTAGCAACGTTCGTCATCGACCGTGCTGGCAAGACAATCGAGTTTATCGGCGACAGCAGTAGCTATCTCGTATTCTCTTTCGGCTTAGCTGGCGCCGCGGGCCGACGTTATTACGATACCGAGGCTAACCGCGTTTGGTATAATCGGTAG
- a CDS encoding PVC-type heme-binding CxxCH protein, protein MPSLTLLPRCCLSLFFSSTVAMLAVAQDRKADKRFPELHYQRWSGAINVPDPVAISVGNDGEVFVTQTQRRKIQDLDIRAHGAWVPDDVGFTSVDQKRAFYHKMLAIGGDQQYAAKQIKDVNQDGQYDWRDLTVISERIHRLADTDGDGKADETSVFAEGFQTEVTGIAAGVLTHQGNVYATIAPDLWKLTDTDGDHVADQREVLATGFGLHIAYAGHDMHGLMIGPDGKLYWSIGDKGISVTTPDGRRHSYPNQGGVMRCNLDGSDFEVFAHGLRNVQEFAFDAYGNLFGVDNDADQPGERERFVWIVDQMDAGWRCNYQYRSGKYNPWTDERLWQTATAEHAAYLIPPISYYVDGPAGFKFNPGAALSSAYRDFFFITSAPNGNQFAFRSEPAGDSFRMVDAHQIGKGVPIVGLAFAPDGGLYGADWGGGYPLTQTGSVQRIDVAPASLTDSERSDRQSVVRWLTQDLSEIESNQLSELLAHVDQRVRLRSQFELVKRIETSHFTDVVADHDNPLARVHAIWGLGQLIRSGDAKSDALRPYLSDRDAKIRMVATKVLGECHYEHSEDFISLLDDSDLHVRVHAALALGRCPTPAAVPELIELANRTPFDHHYLRHALTTAMASCASEQQLAALPSSSGRVAKLCAVVALRRLGSAAVANYLTDPSLAIATEAARAIHDDDSILRAMPRLAAALEQDRLLPVPMAIRAINANFRLGGVDESRRLLRFASNPNQSEAMRAEACAALADWLDPPVLDRVDGRARSHASERPLDRDFAQDSLVNLIRQSPSDVRVVAAKAARRLQLDLSAEAVMALASDEGTATNLRLEALDWIAQAKPNQLAIAAKQEILGRLSGDASPRIATRSLTMLSSMSGVDAVPVMKQRLRDGKLPVQQAALAGLAASKQADADKAIAEMAERFLAGSLEDGLKLDVYTAVSGRAADAPAMASLLARMDATKPLESLGNAKVRGFALARDGGDSDRGERLFRTDQRLQCARCHRIGSSGSNIGPELTKIARTRDSDYLLRAVVYPSADIEPKYNVQSVLLADGTVVQGVIKSEDEAFLVLIDAKGEEVKLAVDDIEEVIDKKVSLMPDMTEVLSPQETRDIVAYLRSLR, encoded by the coding sequence ATGCCAAGCCTCACTTTATTGCCTCGCTGCTGTCTGTCTTTGTTCTTCAGTTCTACGGTTGCCATGTTGGCCGTGGCTCAAGACCGAAAAGCTGACAAGCGATTTCCGGAACTTCATTATCAACGCTGGAGCGGAGCGATCAACGTTCCCGATCCGGTCGCGATCAGCGTCGGCAATGACGGAGAGGTGTTTGTCACTCAGACCCAACGCCGCAAAATCCAGGACTTGGATATCCGGGCGCATGGAGCATGGGTGCCCGATGACGTCGGATTCACTTCCGTCGATCAGAAGCGGGCCTTTTATCACAAGATGCTGGCCATCGGTGGCGATCAACAATACGCTGCAAAACAGATCAAAGACGTCAATCAAGACGGGCAGTACGACTGGCGTGATCTCACCGTCATCAGCGAACGCATTCACCGCTTGGCCGATACCGACGGAGATGGGAAGGCGGACGAAACGAGCGTGTTTGCCGAGGGCTTTCAAACGGAAGTCACCGGGATTGCCGCCGGCGTTCTCACGCATCAAGGAAACGTTTACGCCACGATCGCGCCCGACCTGTGGAAGTTGACCGATACCGACGGGGACCATGTCGCCGATCAACGCGAAGTTCTGGCGACGGGCTTTGGACTACATATCGCCTACGCGGGCCACGACATGCATGGGCTGATGATCGGTCCGGACGGAAAGCTGTACTGGTCGATTGGCGACAAAGGCATTTCCGTGACCACCCCCGATGGCCGCCGGCATTCTTATCCCAATCAGGGCGGGGTGATGCGTTGCAATTTGGACGGCAGTGACTTCGAAGTCTTCGCACATGGATTGCGCAACGTTCAGGAATTCGCCTTTGACGCCTACGGCAACCTGTTCGGCGTCGACAACGACGCCGACCAGCCCGGTGAGCGTGAACGCTTCGTCTGGATCGTGGATCAAATGGATGCCGGTTGGCGATGCAACTATCAGTATCGATCTGGAAAGTACAATCCTTGGACCGATGAACGACTCTGGCAAACCGCGACAGCCGAGCATGCGGCATACCTGATCCCACCGATCAGCTACTATGTCGATGGACCTGCAGGATTTAAATTCAATCCCGGCGCGGCTTTGTCCTCGGCCTACAGGGATTTCTTTTTCATCACCAGTGCGCCCAACGGCAACCAGTTTGCGTTTCGTAGCGAGCCGGCGGGTGACTCATTCCGGATGGTCGACGCCCACCAAATCGGCAAAGGGGTACCGATCGTTGGACTCGCTTTCGCTCCGGATGGTGGGCTGTATGGTGCGGACTGGGGTGGCGGATATCCCTTGACGCAAACAGGAAGTGTCCAACGCATCGACGTCGCTCCTGCAAGCTTGACCGATTCGGAACGCAGCGACCGACAGTCGGTTGTCCGCTGGCTGACCCAGGATCTCTCCGAAATCGAATCCAATCAGCTGAGCGAGTTGTTAGCCCATGTCGATCAGCGGGTCCGGCTGCGCAGTCAGTTCGAATTGGTGAAGCGAATAGAGACTTCGCACTTCACAGATGTTGTTGCAGACCATGACAATCCGCTCGCACGCGTGCATGCGATCTGGGGACTCGGCCAGTTGATCCGCAGTGGCGATGCCAAATCGGATGCACTTCGACCCTACTTGAGTGACCGAGACGCCAAGATCCGCATGGTCGCGACGAAGGTCCTGGGCGAGTGCCACTACGAACACTCCGAGGATTTTATCTCCCTACTTGATGACTCCGATTTGCATGTTCGTGTTCATGCCGCCTTGGCCCTCGGACGATGCCCGACGCCTGCTGCGGTTCCAGAATTGATCGAACTAGCCAATCGTACCCCTTTCGATCATCACTACCTGCGTCATGCCCTCACGACCGCGATGGCAAGTTGCGCAAGCGAACAGCAGCTCGCCGCTCTGCCCAGTAGCAGTGGTCGGGTCGCCAAGCTTTGTGCCGTCGTGGCCCTCCGTCGCTTAGGTTCCGCCGCGGTGGCCAACTACTTGACCGATCCCTCTTTAGCAATCGCAACCGAAGCGGCTCGCGCGATCCACGATGACGATTCGATTCTTCGGGCCATGCCGAGGCTCGCCGCAGCTTTGGAGCAAGACCGCCTGCTGCCGGTTCCGATGGCGATCCGGGCAATCAACGCGAATTTTCGTTTGGGTGGCGTGGACGAATCGCGACGGTTACTACGGTTTGCCTCCAATCCAAATCAGTCCGAAGCGATGCGAGCGGAAGCCTGCGCAGCCCTGGCCGATTGGCTTGACCCGCCGGTGCTCGATCGCGTTGACGGCCGGGCGCGGAGCCATGCAAGCGAGCGTCCACTGGATCGAGATTTTGCCCAAGACTCACTGGTCAACCTGATTCGTCAATCACCCAGCGATGTTCGTGTCGTGGCAGCCAAAGCGGCTCGGCGATTACAGTTGGATCTTTCCGCCGAAGCCGTCATGGCGTTGGCCAGCGATGAAGGCACCGCAACGAACTTGCGATTGGAGGCTCTCGATTGGATTGCACAAGCCAAACCGAACCAACTGGCGATCGCAGCGAAGCAGGAGATACTCGGTCGTCTGAGCGGAGATGCATCGCCGAGGATTGCAACGCGAAGCCTGACGATGCTTTCCAGCATGTCAGGCGTGGACGCAGTTCCGGTCATGAAGCAACGGCTTCGTGATGGCAAATTGCCGGTTCAACAAGCGGCACTCGCGGGACTTGCCGCCAGCAAACAAGCCGACGCCGACAAGGCGATCGCCGAAATGGCCGAAAGGTTTCTGGCAGGATCTCTTGAAGACGGACTGAAGCTGGATGTCTATACCGCCGTCAGCGGCCGAGCTGCCGATGCGCCGGCAATGGCCAGTCTGCTTGCTCGCATGGACGCAACGAAGCCACTGGAGTCACTGGGAAATGCGAAAGTGCGTGGCTTCGCATTGGCGCGTGATGGCGGAGACAGCGATCGCGGCGAACGCCTTTTCCGCACCGATCAGCGGTTGCAATGCGCACGCTGCCATCGCATCGGTTCAAGCGGCAGCAACATTGGTCCCGAACTGACAAAGATCGCCAGAACACGTGACAGCGACTACCTGCTTCGCGCGGTTGTGTATCCGAGTGCGGATATCGAACCGAAATACAACGTTCAGTCCGTTCTGCTGGCCGATGGAACCGTGGTGCAAGGCGTCATAAAAAGCGAAGACGAAGCGTTTCTTGTCCTGATCGATGCAAAAGGGGAGGAGGTGAAGCTTGCGGTCGATGACATCGAAGAAGTCATCGACAAAAAAGTCTCACTGATGCCGGACATGACCGAAGTGCTATCGCCGCAGGAAACCCGAGACATCGTTGCCTATCTCAGATCCTTGCGATAA
- a CDS encoding DUF502 domain-containing protein has protein sequence MRKHVIGHISFLRTTAIGGIFFLLPLAVLLFFLGQIGQVVYGLTVQIQPLLKDYLGINDATGYALVFAIVILLIVLACFVAGIFARRSLARQFTGWVEKYLLMMFPRYAIFKEQLSGNIGGEIAKNRLKPVKVHLEGYSRLAFEVERFPESASGDSASVTLYLPGAPDPWSGTVIYTTGDRVESVAAPFPDVLGAFEKLGTDTQKILQGIPIHES, from the coding sequence ATGAGAAAGCATGTTATCGGCCACATATCGTTCCTCCGCACCACAGCCATCGGGGGCATCTTTTTTCTGTTGCCGCTGGCGGTGCTGCTGTTTTTTCTTGGGCAAATCGGTCAGGTGGTGTATGGGCTCACCGTTCAGATCCAGCCTCTGCTAAAAGACTATCTAGGCATCAACGATGCCACCGGGTACGCACTTGTATTCGCAATCGTGATCTTGCTGATCGTGCTGGCCTGTTTCGTGGCGGGAATTTTTGCCAGGCGCTCGCTGGCTCGCCAATTCACCGGTTGGGTAGAAAAGTACTTGCTGATGATGTTCCCCCGCTACGCGATCTTTAAGGAACAGCTGAGCGGAAACATTGGCGGCGAGATCGCCAAGAACCGGCTGAAACCGGTCAAAGTTCACTTGGAGGGTTATTCCCGTTTGGCATTCGAGGTCGAACGATTCCCCGAGAGCGCATCCGGTGATTCCGCTTCGGTAACGCTGTATCTACCTGGAGCACCCGACCCCTGGTCCGGGACCGTGATCTACACCACGGGCGATCGTGTCGAATCCGTCGCCGCTCCGTTTCCCGATGTATTGGGCGCCTTCGAAAAACTGGGCACCGACACACAAAAAATCTTGCAAGGCATCCCCATCCACGAATCATGA
- a CDS encoding class I SAM-dependent methyltransferase, whose protein sequence is MNEDDVLLHNRAAWDQLVDQSNRWTQPVDPDAIGRARAGQFAIVLTPIKPVPADWFPALTGLKTLCLAAAGGQQAPILAAAGAEVTVFDNSPKQLAQDRAVADREGLALHCVEGDMADLSMFADQSFDLIFHPCSNTFVPDVLPVWRECHRVLRSGGVLMAGFTNPMRYIFDDERKENGNLEVRYALPYSDLEHLDEEPIREAIRQGQPLEFGHTLSDQIGGQLKAGLMLTGFYEDRFPESDKDPLSAFLDTFIATRAVKP, encoded by the coding sequence ATGAACGAAGACGATGTTCTCCTACATAACCGGGCGGCTTGGGACCAACTGGTGGATCAAAGCAATCGCTGGACTCAGCCTGTCGATCCAGACGCGATCGGGCGAGCGAGAGCCGGGCAGTTTGCGATCGTTCTGACGCCCATCAAACCGGTGCCCGCGGACTGGTTTCCTGCGCTGACTGGATTAAAAACGCTCTGCTTGGCGGCCGCCGGCGGACAACAAGCTCCGATCCTGGCGGCGGCGGGCGCGGAGGTCACGGTGTTCGATAATTCGCCCAAGCAGTTGGCGCAAGACCGCGCGGTCGCCGATCGCGAAGGACTTGCCCTCCACTGCGTCGAAGGCGACATGGCCGATTTGTCGATGTTTGCCGATCAGTCCTTCGACCTGATCTTTCATCCTTGTTCCAACACTTTTGTGCCCGACGTGCTGCCGGTCTGGCGAGAATGCCATCGAGTGCTCCGCAGTGGCGGTGTTTTGATGGCCGGTTTCACCAACCCGATGCGTTACATTTTTGACGACGAACGCAAAGAAAACGGCAATCTGGAAGTCCGCTATGCCCTGCCCTATTCCGACCTAGAGCATCTGGACGAAGAGCCGATTCGCGAAGCGATTCGCCAGGGTCAACCGTTGGAATTCGGCCACACCTTGAGCGACCAAATCGGCGGGCAATTAAAGGCCGGCCTGATGCTGACGGGATTTTATGAAGATCGATTCCCCGAGTCTGACAAGGATCCACTGTCGGCGTTCCTCGACACCTTCATCGCCACCCGGGCGGTCAAGCCGTAG
- a CDS encoding chemotaxis protein CheB: MSNTMEESTSERPVVVGVGASAGGLDALMRMFSSLPDDPPMSFVVVQHLDPTHDSALTEILQRKTALRVQEVRDEVEIQDGCVYVIPPNKYLSIEGCVLKLTPPTEARGARMSIDYFFRSLAEDLCEYAVGVLLSGTGTDGTAGLKEIKMCGGLTVVQQPHDAEHVGMPQSAINALDVDFKLTAEQIGQRLVTYVQHARQHSLLSAKDSIQDRDLLDAIIRHLKQTTGADFRRYRRSTIARRIRRRMGLSQLASMQDYLHLLKDDTRESATLKTDLLIGVTRFFRNPEAWQALESELLQPIIEQSDAAAPIRIWCAGCATGEEVYSLAMLCHENAAYASKPPSFQIFATDVSAEALSTAREGMYPESVVSDLTSLRLQQFFCKDGNHYQVSRRLRESIVFTEQNVLSHPPFSQLDLIVCRNLLIYLDRPAQRRVLDVFQFALKEDGGLFLGSSESTGDAARHFLPINKRWRLFKRTATSAIAPMAREVEPSTVVSTLPPARRAPDRTRGNLAALVQRQLIREADVGIAVINVDDRATYLQGPVDQYLRTGVGELGGHPPFIMDIVREGLRSKIRPLLRTVRESFDRHSVDGRVRREGRYHPVRVVARPLRGQDGAVLVSFMPAHGQPTVVQPPNVRPIKSCPGDLAPSAARAMKAASTIDPVTEPVDKDALIESLRAEIGELTHELDTTRQQLSTTIEDLETTNEELQAANEESMAVNEELQAGNEELETSKEELQSLNEELVTLNNQLEIKLHQLQETTDDLNNLLLSTHLPTVFVDTHLRIRRFTPSATKLFHLIASDTGRPLSDIRANFDTKEVFHLACEVLESSQSRNCDVGTSDGKSFLGRLQPYRTEDNHIRGVVITFSDVTDLRKSKQVAQNRLAELETIYESTPIGLSFIGKDRTFRSINHRLAEVNGVPVEQTLGKTLRDVLPAPLVDEVEAYYERVFSSGQPIDNVEIVGQTAANEQPHQYRVSYHPVFAQQNGNNEVIGVNSVVEDVTDLRRMELELSTSEERLRQIAEASDYVFWITQVDPEKVLYVSPAYEEVWGRKPDELLKDARHWTDAIHPDDQQRVSETFERFLGEPDDSLFEVEYRIVRNGEIRWIADRANAIRRADGSVNRVAGIARDITATKQSYDRLEISEGRARLAIDLAKIGVIEVDYETDTAVLDEFAADTFGLPAAVPIPRRMIHERFHPKERDGLLAKIERFIDDSAETVDSFEHRIVRRDGKVRWVRASKRVYYETVGTQTIAKNTVVAVLDFTEQHEQQDRLAQARDAAEAANRSRGEFLANMSHEIRTPMTAILGHAEILNDHLTDPDNLSVVETIRRNGRHLLDIINDILDLSKIDAGKLEVESRPVRPDAIVGEIRSLMDVRAAEKHLPLKVEFAGPVPEMIDTDPVRLRQVLLNLVGNAIKFTDEGEVRFVVRYDESNRVMQFDVIDTGLGIGSDKLESLFEPFTQADATNTRSTGGTGLGLTICRRLAHSLGGDIRARSEPGKGSRFSLVLNVQNGRQLIEPNLNREPPCEDLNEQIRLSCSVLIVDDRRDIRYLAQHFIEKAGGEVHTATNGREAVDFIYDDDQPHVDVIVLDMQMPVMDGYEAAAELRRRGCELPIIALTANAMKEDRDRCLAAGCTDYTTKPLDKNMVIRMIDRLVRK; the protein is encoded by the coding sequence ATGAGCAATACGATGGAGGAATCCACCAGCGAGCGTCCGGTGGTTGTCGGTGTGGGTGCATCGGCGGGCGGACTCGATGCGCTGATGCGGATGTTCTCCAGCTTGCCGGACGATCCACCGATGTCGTTCGTCGTCGTTCAGCACCTCGACCCCACGCATGACAGCGCACTGACGGAAATCTTGCAGCGGAAGACGGCGCTGCGAGTTCAGGAGGTCCGCGACGAGGTCGAAATCCAAGATGGATGCGTCTACGTTATTCCGCCTAACAAATATCTTTCCATCGAAGGCTGTGTGCTGAAGTTGACGCCGCCGACCGAGGCACGCGGCGCACGCATGTCGATCGACTACTTCTTTCGCTCCTTGGCCGAGGACCTGTGTGAGTACGCCGTCGGCGTGCTGTTGTCGGGGACGGGCACCGATGGCACGGCGGGCCTGAAAGAAATCAAGATGTGTGGTGGCTTGACCGTGGTCCAGCAACCGCACGATGCGGAGCACGTGGGGATGCCGCAAAGCGCGATCAACGCGTTGGATGTCGATTTCAAACTGACCGCCGAACAGATCGGCCAGCGGCTGGTGACCTATGTCCAGCACGCTCGCCAGCACAGTTTGTTGTCAGCCAAAGATTCGATCCAGGATCGCGACCTGCTCGATGCCATCATCCGTCATTTAAAACAAACCACCGGAGCCGACTTTCGCCGCTATCGTCGCAGTACCATTGCCCGTCGTATTCGCCGACGCATGGGGTTATCTCAACTCGCCTCGATGCAGGACTACCTGCACTTACTGAAAGATGACACACGGGAATCCGCCACTTTGAAGACGGACTTATTGATCGGCGTAACTCGATTTTTCCGCAACCCAGAGGCTTGGCAGGCGCTCGAGTCCGAGCTATTGCAACCGATCATTGAGCAGAGTGATGCTGCGGCACCCATTCGCATCTGGTGTGCCGGTTGCGCCACTGGAGAAGAGGTCTATTCGCTAGCGATGTTGTGCCACGAAAACGCCGCGTATGCTTCCAAGCCACCGTCGTTTCAGATCTTTGCAACCGATGTATCGGCCGAAGCTTTGTCAACCGCTCGCGAAGGGATGTATCCGGAGTCGGTAGTTTCGGATTTAACCTCGCTGCGTCTGCAACAGTTCTTTTGCAAGGACGGCAATCACTATCAGGTCTCCCGTCGACTACGGGAATCGATTGTGTTCACCGAACAGAACGTGCTGTCCCATCCTCCGTTCTCCCAGCTGGATCTAATCGTCTGCCGAAACCTATTGATCTATCTCGACCGGCCGGCTCAGCGGCGTGTTTTGGATGTGTTTCAGTTCGCACTCAAAGAAGACGGCGGGCTGTTTCTGGGTAGCAGCGAATCCACGGGGGATGCAGCGCGGCATTTTTTGCCGATCAACAAACGTTGGAGGTTATTCAAACGGACGGCAACGTCGGCGATAGCGCCGATGGCGAGGGAAGTCGAGCCGTCGACGGTCGTGTCCACGTTACCGCCAGCTCGTCGAGCCCCCGATCGAACACGCGGCAACTTGGCAGCGTTGGTCCAGCGGCAGTTAATTCGCGAAGCCGATGTAGGAATCGCGGTAATCAACGTGGATGATCGAGCGACCTACCTGCAGGGCCCGGTCGACCAATATTTGCGGACCGGCGTCGGGGAGCTTGGAGGGCACCCCCCTTTCATTATGGACATTGTGCGTGAAGGTCTGCGGAGCAAGATTCGACCGTTGCTGCGAACTGTCCGCGAATCCTTTGATAGGCACAGCGTCGACGGACGGGTGCGGCGCGAGGGACGCTACCACCCAGTGCGAGTGGTGGCTCGCCCGTTGCGGGGACAGGACGGCGCCGTGTTGGTTTCCTTCATGCCAGCCCACGGTCAACCAACCGTTGTTCAGCCCCCCAATGTCCGACCTATCAAAAGCTGTCCAGGCGATTTAGCTCCCTCGGCTGCACGAGCAATGAAGGCCGCGTCAACGATTGATCCGGTGACCGAACCAGTCGACAAGGACGCGCTGATTGAGAGTTTACGAGCGGAAATCGGTGAGCTGACGCACGAGTTGGATACGACACGACAGCAGTTGTCGACAACCATCGAAGACTTGGAAACAACCAACGAAGAATTGCAAGCCGCCAATGAAGAATCCATGGCGGTCAACGAGGAACTGCAGGCCGGTAACGAGGAGTTGGAGACATCCAAAGAGGAACTGCAGTCGCTGAACGAGGAACTGGTGACGCTAAACAATCAGCTGGAGATCAAACTGCACCAGTTGCAAGAAACCACGGATGATCTGAACAACTTATTGCTTAGCACACATCTGCCAACCGTGTTTGTCGACACCCATTTGCGGATCCGCCGCTTCACCCCTTCAGCAACCAAGTTGTTTCACCTAATTGCATCGGATACCGGACGCCCGCTATCGGACATTCGGGCCAATTTTGATACCAAAGAAGTATTCCATTTAGCATGCGAAGTACTCGAATCGTCGCAATCGAGAAATTGCGATGTGGGAACCAGCGATGGAAAAAGTTTCCTGGGGCGGTTGCAGCCCTACCGCACCGAAGATAATCACATTCGTGGCGTGGTGATAACGTTTTCGGATGTGACCGATCTACGAAAGAGCAAGCAGGTCGCTCAGAATCGTTTGGCGGAATTGGAAACCATCTACGAATCGACGCCGATCGGTTTGTCGTTCATCGGGAAAGACCGTACCTTTCGCAGCATCAATCATCGTCTTGCCGAAGTCAACGGAGTGCCAGTGGAGCAGACTCTGGGCAAGACGTTGCGGGATGTCTTGCCCGCGCCGTTGGTCGATGAGGTGGAAGCCTATTATGAGCGGGTCTTTTCTAGCGGTCAGCCCATCGACAACGTGGAAATCGTCGGACAAACCGCAGCCAACGAGCAACCGCACCAGTACCGCGTCAGCTACCATCCGGTGTTCGCTCAACAGAATGGAAATAACGAGGTAATCGGCGTCAATTCGGTTGTCGAAGACGTGACTGATCTGCGACGCATGGAACTGGAGTTGTCCACCAGTGAAGAACGACTTCGCCAGATCGCCGAAGCCTCCGACTACGTGTTCTGGATTACACAGGTGGATCCCGAAAAGGTGCTTTACGTCAGCCCTGCATATGAGGAAGTGTGGGGGCGGAAGCCAGACGAGTTACTGAAAGATGCTCGTCATTGGACCGACGCAATTCACCCGGACGACCAACAACGCGTGAGTGAGACGTTTGAGCGGTTCTTGGGGGAACCCGACGATTCGTTGTTTGAGGTGGAGTATCGCATCGTTCGCAACGGCGAGATACGGTGGATCGCTGACCGCGCTAACGCAATCCGTAGAGCCGATGGATCGGTCAATCGCGTCGCCGGCATCGCCCGCGACATCACCGCCACGAAACAATCGTATGACCGTTTGGAAATCAGTGAGGGCCGTGCTCGACTGGCCATCGACTTGGCGAAGATTGGCGTCATCGAAGTGGATTATGAAACCGACACGGCGGTATTGGATGAATTCGCCGCCGACACCTTCGGATTGCCAGCGGCCGTACCAATCCCGCGACGGATGATCCATGAACGTTTTCATCCCAAAGAACGCGACGGGCTGCTTGCTAAAATCGAGCGTTTCATCGACGATTCAGCCGAAACGGTGGATTCCTTCGAACATCGGATCGTTCGGCGCGACGGCAAAGTTCGCTGGGTGCGAGCATCCAAGCGGGTGTATTACGAAACCGTGGGAACACAAACCATCGCCAAGAACACGGTGGTCGCCGTGCTGGACTTTACCGAGCAACACGAACAGCAGGATCGCTTGGCTCAGGCCCGTGATGCCGCCGAAGCCGCCAATCGCTCACGCGGCGAATTCCTGGCTAACATGTCGCACGAAATCCGTACCCCCATGACCGCGATTCTCGGCCATGCGGAGATTTTGAACGATCACTTGACCGACCCGGATAACCTCTCGGTTGTGGAAACCATCCGCCGCAACGGTCGGCACTTGCTGGACATTATCAATGACATCTTGGATCTCTCCAAGATCGATGCAGGGAAGCTGGAGGTCGAATCACGACCGGTGCGACCCGACGCGATTGTCGGCGAAATCCGATCGTTGATGGACGTCCGGGCAGCGGAAAAACATTTGCCGCTGAAGGTCGAGTTTGCCGGTCCGGTTCCCGAAATGATCGACACCGATCCGGTACGCTTGCGGCAAGTACTGCTGAATCTGGTCGGTAACGCCATCAAATTTACCGACGAAGGCGAGGTCCGATTTGTGGTCCGTTACGACGAATCAAATCGCGTGATGCAGTTCGATGTCATCGACACCGGCTTAGGAATCGGTAGCGACAAACTGGAATCGCTGTTCGAACCGTTCACCCAAGCCGACGCCACAAACACCCGATCGACCGGCGGCACAGGGCTCGGACTGACGATCTGCCGCCGACTCGCCCACTCCCTCGGTGGCGACATTCGGGCAAGGAGTGAACCGGGCAAAGGCAGTCGCTTCAGCCTGGTCCTGAATGTGCAGAACGGCCGGCAACTGATCGAACCGAATTTGAATCGTGAGCCGCCTTGCGAAGATCTCAACGAACAGATCCGGCTTTCCTGCAGCGTTCTAATTGTGGATGATCGGCGCGACATCCGATATCTCGCCCAACACTTTATCGAGAAAGCCGGCGGCGAAGTCCACACGGCGACCAACGGGCGGGAAGCGGTGGACTTCATTTACGACGATGACCAACCTCACGTCGACGTCATTGTGTTGGACATGCAGATGCCCGTGATGGATGGATACGAAGCCGCTGCGGAACTGCGCCGCCGCGGTTGCGAATTACCGATCATCGCTTTGACCGCCAACGCCATGAAAGAGGACCGCGACCGCTGTCTAGCGGCCGGCTGCACCGACTACACCACCAAACCGCTCGACAAGAACATGGTCATTCGCATGATCGACCGACTTGTCCGCAAATAA